A region from the Anomalospiza imberbis isolate Cuckoo-Finch-1a 21T00152 chromosome 23, ASM3175350v1, whole genome shotgun sequence genome encodes:
- the CPTP gene encoding ceramide-1-phosphate transfer protein, whose protein sequence is MAAAAGPFSLREVLDAFRRCVTEQREVLLEPYLSGWRGLIRFLQSLGAVFSFISKDAVAKVALLEARRQQHGFASLQSLVQHELAAGPAALRARPDSGCRTVLRLHRALRWLQLFLEGLRSGEPRTSVLCTDAYNASLAQHHPWVVRKAATVAFCALPSRDAFLEIMNVGSPEEAVAMLGEAIPYIGDVYGITQELFAENKLLDLP, encoded by the exons atggcggcggccgcgggcccCTTCAGCCTCAGGGAGGTTCTGGACGCCTTCCGGAGGTGCGTGACGGAGCAGcgggaggtgctgctggagccctACCTGAGCGGCTGGCGGGGGCTCATCCG CTTCCTGCAGAGCCTGGGCGCCGTCTTCTCCTTCATCTCCAAGGACGCGGTGGCCAAGGTGGCTCTGCTGGAGGCTCGCCGCCAGCAGCACGGCTTCGCGTCGCTGCAGTCGCTGGTGCAGCACGAgctggcggcggggccggcggcgctgcgggcCCGGCCCGACTCCGGCTGCCGCACGGTGCTGCGGCTGCACCGCGCCCTGCgctggctgcagctcttcctggaGGGGCTGCGCTCCGGAGAGCCCCGCACCTCCGTGCTCTGCACCGACGCCTACAACGCCTCGCTGGCCCAGCACCACCCCTGGGTGGTCCGCAAGGCGGCCACCGTGGCGTTCTGCGCGCTGCCCTCCCGCGATGCCTTCCTGGAGATCATGAACGTGGGCTCGCCCGAGGAGGCCGTGGCCATGCTGGGGGAGGCCATCCCCTACATCGGCGATGTGTACGGCATCACCCAGGAGCTCTTCGCCGAGAACAAGCTGCTCGACCTGCCCTGA
- the TAS1R3 gene encoding taste receptor type 1 member 3 translates to MQLPGLWLCLSFGCAASLSPSCLSAQFRRPGDFILGGLFPFGKDTVNLTARSEPTLLLCERLFADGLIWALGMRFAIEQINNSSSLLPGVTLGYDMYDTCLEPLVALQPSLLFLTQNGTTGIGVLCNYSEYQPRVTAVIGPHMSDLGLATAKLFSSFLIPQVSYGASSETLSNTELYPSFYRTVPSDKNLVEAVVLLLNQFGWNWVATVASDDEYGQRAQALFLSMAGTDNICIAFDGLIPTDLAKPNAKRQLENTIKLINSTKVNVIVLLAHSEPAQALLEHSLRMGLGKKVWIGTEAWMLSDIAASTPNIQSVGTVLGFVMRTGTVPGFQEYVAELFRSVTQEEYCRQSRELSRLMNAEVLGTHCQQCGNVTLGDIWPMLAVTTVQPVHVAVYSVAHALHRALGCTSKGCPKTPVRSWQLLHFMNTLPFEVNGQSFRFDQSHSTNTGYKLIFWAWRDGSVTYLPVGDYDQSLYVQKSQIQFHTADKKEPTSECFRRCQPGQFRRIKGFNLCCYDCTDCSENTFWSSTDSTSCSPCPRHQWAPARSTRCHDRSERFLFWDEPLAVALLTLVALTAALSGAAALLFLQHLRSPLVQLAGGARSLLALLWLLLQSLSCCLYVGRPSAALCSLQQLSCALCLNGCFSTFVPKALEIALVTEFPRCAPRLLRWVTHGRAWLLVAASILTQALLCLCHLRLGPEYLVADYESLPREVLLVCGTQSWAAFALLHGYNSCLAFSCFLCTFMVQTPARRYNVARGITFATFIYFVIWIFFVVIFATLRTVLRAVTQICTILATTLGILASYFVPKCYILVFRPDLNTGDYCQNPSEEQPEQDRQ, encoded by the exons atgcagctgcctgggctgtggctgtgcctgaGCTTTGGCTGTGCTGCCTCCCTGAGCCCCTCGTGCCTGTCAGCCCAGTTCAGGAGGCCGGGGGATTTTATCCTGGGGGGTTTGTTCCCCTTTGGCAAGGACACGGTGAACCTGACAGCGCGCTCAGAGCCCACCCTGCTGCTCTGCGAGAG GTTATTCGCGGACGGGCTGATCTGGGCTCTGGGGATGAGGTTTGCCATCGAGCAGATCAACAACTCCAGCTCTCTCCTGCCAGGAGTCACGCTGGGCTATGACATGTACGACACCTGCCTCGAGCCCCTggtggccctgcagcccagcctgctCTTCCTGACCCAGAACGGCACCACGGGCATCGGGGTCCTGTGCAACTACAGCGAGTACCAGCCCCGCGTCACCGCCGTCATCGGGCCCCACATGTCAGACCTGGGCCTGGCCACGGCCAAGCTCTTCAGCTCCTTCCTGATCCCACAG GTGAGCTACGGAGCCAGCAGTGAGACCCTGAGCAACACGGAGCTGTACCCGTCCTTCTACCGCACCGTGCCCAGCGACAAGAACCTGGTGGAGGCCGTGGTGCTGCTCCTCAACCAGTTTGGCTGGAACTGGGTCGCCACGGTGGCCAGCGATGACGAGTATGGCCAGAGGGCCCAGGCCCTCTTCCTCAGCATGGCTGGCACCGACAACATCTGCATCGCCTTCGACGGGCTCATCCCCACAGACCTGGCCAAGCCTAATGCCaaaaggcagctggaaaacacaattaaattaattaacaGCACCAAAGTCAACGTCATCGTGCTGCTTGCACACAGCGAGCCAGCCCAggccctgctggagcacagcctcAGGATGGGGCTGGGCAAGAAGGTCTGGATTGGCACCGAGGCCTGGATGCTGTCGGACATCGCCGCCTCCACCCCCAACATCCAGAGCGTCGGGACAGTGCTGGGCTTTGTCATGAGAACAGGGACGGTCCCCGGCTTCCAGGAGTACGTGGCTGAGCTCTTCAGGTCTGTCACTCAGGAGGAGTACTGCCGGCAGTCCAGGGAGCTGAGCCGCCTCATGAACGCCGAGGTGCTGGGCACGCACTGCCAGCAGTGTGGCAATGTCACCCTCGGGGACATCTGGCCCATGCTGGCGGTGACCACGGTGCAGCCGGTGCACGTGGCCGTGTACAGCGTGGCTCACgccctgcacagagctctgggctgcACCTCCAAAGGCTGTCCCAAAACACCCGTCAGGTCCTGGCAG ctgctgcactTCATGAACACCCTCCCGTTCGAGGTGAACGGCCAGAGCTTCAGGTTCGATCAATCCCACAGCACAAACACTGGGTACAAACTCATCTTCTGGGCCTGGAGGGACGGCAGCGTGACCTACCTGCCCGTGGGGGACTATGACCAGTCCCTGTACGTCCAGAAGTCCCAGATCCAGTTCCACACCGCAGATAAGAAG GAGCCCACATCCGAGTGCTTCAGGCGTTGCCAGCCAGGACAATTCAGAAGAATAAAAGGATTCAACCTCTGCTGCTATGACTGCACAGACTGCTCAGAAAACACCttctggagcagcacag ACAGCACCAGCTGCTCCCCGTGCCCGCGGCACCAGTGGGCGCCCGCCCGCAGCACGCGCTGCCACGACCGCAGCGAGAGGTTCCTCTTCTGGGATGAGcccctggccgtggccctgctgACCCTGGTGGCCCTCACGGCGGCCCTGAGCGGCGCGGCAGcgctgctgttcctgcagcacCTGCGGAGCCCGCTGGTGCAGCTGGCAGGGGGTGCCAGGAgcctcctggccctgctctggctgctgctgcagagcctcagctgctgcctgtACGTGGGCAGGCCCAGCGCGGCGCTCTGCTcgctgcagcagctctcctgcGCCCTGTGCCTCAACGGCTGCTTCTCCACCTTCGTGCCCAAGGCCCTGGAGATCGCCCTGGTGACAGAATTCCCCCGctgtgcccccaggctgctgcGCTGGGTGACCCACGGCAGGGCCTGGCTGCTGGTGGCCGCCTCCATCCTCACCCAGGCGTTGCTCTGCTTGTGCCACCTCCGCCTGGGCCCTGAATACCTGGTGGCCGACTACgagtccctgcccagggaggtgctgctggtgtGTGGCACCCAGTCCTGGGCTGCCTTTGCCCTCCTGCATGGCTACAACAGCTGCCTGGCCTTCTCCTGCTTCCTGTGCACCTTCATGGTGCAAACCCCAGCCAGGAGGTACAACGTGGCCAGGGGCATCACCTTTGCCACCTTCATCTATTTCGTCATCTGGATCTTCTTCGTGGTGATTTTCGCCACGCTCAGGACGGTCCTCAGGGCTGTCACGCAGATTTGCACCATCCTGGCCACCACCCTGGGGATCTTGGCCAGTTACTTCGTGCCCAAGTGCTACATCTTGGTGTTCAGGCCTGATCTGAACACGGGGGATTACTGCCAGAACCCCTctgaggagcagccagagcaggacaGACAATAA